Below is a genomic region from Bacillota bacterium.
AGGTGAGGGGTACCGGGATCGCCCTGATGGGCCTGACGGCCGTCTTCACCCTGCTGGGTGGCGTGGGCACGGTCTGCGTCGCCTGGGGCGCCGAGAAGTGGAAGCCCTTCGCCGGGCTGGTTCCCTACAAGCCGATCTACCAATGGGCCACGGTCGTCACGCTCCTGGCCGGGCTGGCCGGAATGATCATCACCTACGCTCTGCTCCGTGGGGAGAAGTGGTCCTATGTCGGCGCCCTGACGACCCTGGTGGTCGGCCCCCGGTCTGGGCCGGGTCGATCCACCTCGTCGATGGCTTCAACCTGGCCAACGTGATCCACATCCCGCTGACCGTGGGCGGCGTGGCCATGGCCGCGGGCGGACGGGTCGCCGAGGGAAGGGGGCCACTCCAATGATGGAAGGCCTCAAGCACATGGATGGCCTGTCCCAGATGCTGATGGCCATCTTCTTCGTGATCATGACCTATCGGGCGACCACCCAACCGTCCAAGCCGCAGAACGTCCTCTGGTTTGCCGGGACGATGGTCTTCGCGCCAATCGTCGACATGACCGTCAACAAGGGTAGCTTCCACTCCCTCTGGGGTGCCCCTGGGGACGATCCTCACGGCCGCGTCAGGGTACGTGCTCTGGGCCGTGCCGTTGAAGAAGATGGTCCTCGACGCGACCATGCAACCGGTGGTCACCTTTACCCTGCTCTTTTCGGGCTGCTCGGCCTGATGCTCGGGTTCACCCTCAACCCGCGGTGGCTGGGAAGCGACCCGACCGTCCGGAACGTCTCCAAGGCGACGGCCGTCTCGGCCTGAACGACCCGCCTTCCGCCCCGCCCCCTCCGAAATCCATCCCCAACCCTGAGGCCGGCCGCCCTGGCCGGCCTGGCCTTTTCACCCGGGGGACGCGAGCCCGACAGGTCCCCGGCCGGGCCTGCCGAATACCCCTATAGACTGCGGCCGCCCGGCTTCGGGGCCGGGCGGGGGAGGCCTGCCGATGAGCCGCTGGACGTTGCTGCGCACCCGCACCATCTACCACAACCCCATCGCCACGCTGGTCGAGGAGTGCCGGCAGGACCCGCGAAGCAGGAACGAAGTCCCCTTCTTCGTCCTCAAGTTCCCCGACTGGGTCAACGTCGTGCCGGTGACCGAGGATGGGCACGTCGTCCTCGTCCGCCAGTACCGAGCCGGGATGAACGCGGCGACGCTCGAAATCCCCGGGGGGACCCTCGATGAGGGGGAGACCGACCCGGCCGAAGCGGCCCGCCGCGAGCTCTTGGAAGAGACCGGCCATGCCGCCCAGGAGTTCATCTACCTTGGCCGGGTCGTCCCCAATCCGGCCATCCAGGGCAACTTCTGTCACTTCTACCTGGCCCCCGGAGCTCGTCGGGTGGGGCCGCAGCACCTCGACCCGACCGAGGAGATCAGCCTCGAGGTGGTGAAGATCGAGGACGTCCGTCGGATGATCGCCGACGGCGAGATCGTCCATGCCCTGGGCATCCTGGGGTTGCTCTACGCGCTCAAGTACCTGGAGGCCGAGGAGAAACCCGACCGCTGATCGGCCAGGTCCCGGTGGACTGGTTCTTCAGCCTCCCGCCATTAGCCCACCCGGCCGTCGCGAACCGACGCCGGGTTTTAGTGTGTCCGTTGGCTGTAAAAGATTTGACATTAGGGCGCGGCGAATGTAAAATCTTTTACAGGGAATATATTGTTCCAATAGAGGAGCAAGCCGGACTGATGAATGAACCCCTGGACCTCTCCGAAGCCGGCGAGATTTTTCCGGTCATAAGGGAGCTGGTGGTTACCGGTAATCCCCAGTGCTCTCGCAAGGTGAACGAGGCCATTGACCGAGGCGAACTCACCGTGAGGGACCTGAAGCAGTGCATGATAACGGCGCGGGGGATTCACAAGGCGGAGAAAGACGACCTGGGGATGGCCCTTGACGGCCGGAAGTACTTCATTATTGGGCGGGGCTCTTACGGCCAGAGGGTGTATACCTGCGGACGCATCTTCCTGACCCCAGAGGGCCATCGGGCCTACTTCTTCATCACGGCCCATGAGGCCAACGAGAAAGACTAAATGGAGGAATCAAGAGTGTCCTTGCCAACCTTCGGCTATCCATGCCAGGAATGCGGGCAGGGGATCGTTGAGCCCAAAGTCCGCCCCAAATACGAAACCAAGATTCACGGCCATCCTTTTGTGGTAGAGAATGCCGTAATTGGCGTGTGCAATAAGTGCGACGCCGAGCATTTCTCTTCAGCGGAGAGAGAACGCTGGGAGCAGCTATTTGAGGAAAGCCACAGACACCTTTACCTGAGCCCTGGGCAGATTCGTGAACTGCGGCAGTCTTTGGGCCTGACCACTGAGCAGTTCGCTCAGCTCATCGGCAGCACCAGGCAGTCCATCTACAATTGGGAGCTTCCCAACCGGAAGTCCAACCAGTCCAGGACCGCGGACTTGCTGTTTAGACTCGTTTCGGAAAGTTGGCAGACGGGGAAGGTGGAGGTCATTGCTTTCCTGACTCAACGGGCCAAGGAGTGGGGGCATGAGCTGCATCTTCAGGGGGGAAATGAGGGGGATACGACTTTCTGGCTTAAGGTACAGTGTTCCCCTCTCAAGGAGGAAACCCCAGCGTACGCGAAGCTGGCCGCCGATTCCGGGGGTGACCGGATGATCCGTGTCCTGCGGGATGCTTCTGGTCGGGCTTGTGGGGAGATTAGCTACGATTTCGCGGAAGGCGCCTTGGCAGTAGAGCTGTATGACGGTCATGGAGACAGGCCAGTGGATATGGAGGTTGTGTACACCGACGGGGCAAGGAATACGGTGCCCGGCCTTGACCTATCAACCGGCCGTTCAACATTCCTGAAAGGTGTCTCCCCAAAGACCTTAGATCATATCGCTAAGATCGGTCTACACCGTCGTTTGAGGTCAAGATGATGGCCACGACTAACATCGAAATCAGGAATCTGGAGTTGAAGATTACCAGGTCCCTATCTTCCTCACCGCGGCCCATGCCCACGCGGCCCTCTTCGGCGTCTACGGGATGTTCGCCATCGCTCTCCTCCTGTATGTGCTGCGAAACCTGGCGGGTAAGGGAGCCTGGGGGGAGCGGCTGCCGCCGGTGGCCTTCTGGGGCCTCAACGCCGGCCTCGCCGGGATGCGGCTTCTGGGCCGCCCGCGACCCCGGGTTCTACCGGACCCCGTCTTCATCGTCTTGGGCGCCGTACCCATCGCCTGGCTGGCGATCCGGGTCTTCCTGGGGTTGGGTGGCCGCGCGGCGGTAAAGCGGGGCCGGCCCGAGGCATTGAGACAGTGAGGTGGAGTTCGCCTGGTTCGGTGACGCCCGGTCAATAAAGAGAGGCTCCGGCTGACCACTCAGCCGGAGCCTCCTTACGGGCCCTTACTAGACTGGCCCTTACCAGCCCGTTCAACGTCACACCCGAGGCGTGTCCTCGTCGAGGATCCGTCTCTCGCCTTCCAGCTTGCGCAGGCCGCTGATCTCCTGGGTCGTCTCGACCGTCCCCAGGTAGTTCCCGGCCTTGTCGCGGACGGGGAAGTAGCGGATGGAGATGAACTTGCCGTGGTACTCGAACCAGAAGTCGGCCGCCTCGCGCCGACCGGCCCGGAAGTCGTCGATGATCCTTTGGACCCGGTCGACGCTCTTGGGCGGGTGGCAGCGCTGGACCTTGCGGCCGATGTCGGTCTTGGCTCGGGCGAAGATCCGACCTTCGCGGGGGAGGTTGAAGTAAGCCAGCTTGTCCTCGGCGTCGACCAAGGAGACGTCGACGGGCAGCGCGTCCAGTAGGTTCAGCAGCGTCTCGGCCGGCAGGTCCTCGAAGAGGTCGGTCGAGGAATAACGGCTCTTCTCGTCGCGCCGGCTTCCGTCCGGGTTCTCACTCATCGCTCAGGACCTCCTTGGGAAGTTCGAAATAGCCGAGGTCGTCGCACTCCTGCTTGATCTCCCGCCAGTCGGTCTCGCTCAGGAGGCGCAGGGCCACCGGGTAGAGGACCCGTTGCTCCTTGGTCGAGTGCTGGATGAATTGCTCCGTCAGGGCAATCCACAGCCCGCTCAGGCGATCGATGTAGCCCTTGAAGCCGACGTCGGGCGGCGGTTCGGCCACCAGCTTCTCGATGTCGCGACGCATGTCCTTCATCCGGGAGTGCTCCTCCCACATGACCGCCGGAGGCTCCTCGATACCGTACTTCTCGAGGACCGGGAAGAGCGTGTTCTCCTGACGCGTGTCGTGGTTCTCGGCCTCGCGAAGCCTGGCCACCACTTGCCGCAACCGCCCAAGGGCGGCGCCGGCCTCATCGAAACCGGCCTTCCCGGAGGCCTCCCCGATCAACGCCTGCCCCTCGTCGAGCCAGAGGAGGATGGCGTCCTGATCCTTGGTGAAACGCCACAGGGGATGGCCCTTGGGGACGTCGATCTTGGCCTGGTCGAGGGTCTCCCGAAACAGCTCCAGGTGGATCTCGCAGGCATTCATCAGGTCGTGCGTGGTCAGGCCTTCCTTGGCCAGCTCGGCCTCGGCGGCGGCGATGATCACCGGGTCGGCCTCTCGGAGGAGCTCCTTGAACCTGGCCTTGAGCGGGCCCACGTCATCGGCCGTCGTCAGCCGCTTGACGATCGCCTTGATCTCTTCCTTGACCTTCTCCGAGTGGTCCGGCCCCGCGGCCGCCCCCTGCCGCAGTTCGGTCTCGGCTTCCGACAGCCTGGCCCGGAGCTCCTCGTAGGTCATCCCGCCGCGCTGGGCGATCTTGGCCATCGACGTCCGAGGAGCCATCAGCCCGCGGACCGTGGCGTTGCCAAGCAGGCCGTAGCTTGGGGAAAGACGGGTCAACACGGGCAAGAGGCCGGGGTATTGCTTCATCGCTTCAGCCAGTGTCGTCTGCTTCTTGAGGTCGAGCACCGGAACCCTCCTTCCGATTTCGCCGTTGCCAGGCTTGCCGGCCGAAGCTAGGATGCCCGGCGGCCGTCGCGCTACTTCGCCGCCGTCCACCTCCCTCAGACCAGTTCCTCCAGGGTCCGCACATCGATGAGCAGTTCGCCGGCCTCGCCGGCGATGATCCCGTCGCGCCGGAACTCGCCGAGAATCCGGCTGACCGTCTCCCGTGAGACCCCGGCCATGTTGGCCAGGTCTTGCTGGGACAGCTCGAGGCGGAGGAGGCGCCGGTGCCCCTGGTCGACGCCGATCTGCCCGGCCAAACGCAGAAGGATCCGTCCGACCCGGCTGGGGGCGGTCATCAGGCCGAGGTCCCTGACCTGTTCTTGGAGCCCGCGGATGCGGCGCTCCATCACGGCCAGCAGCCCCATGGTGAGCTGGGGGTGCTCAGTCAGCAGGGCCGAGAAGTCCTTTCGGCCGACCAGGCCCAGGCAGGTGGCGCCGACGGTGGTCGCCGTCGCCGGCGCCGGCCCCCCGTCGAGGAAGCCGACGTGGGGGAAGAAGTCTCCATTGGTGAGGACGCTGACGATCTGTTCGCGCCCCTCGGCGTCGGTCCGGGCCGCCTTGACCATCCCCGACTTGACGAAGTAGACCGCCTCGACCGGATCCCCCTCGGCGAAGACGTACATCCCGTCGCGGTACCTGCGTTCACGGACCAGCGCTCCAAGGGCGGCCAGGTCGGCCTGGGTGAGGTCGGAGAAGAGAGGGAAGGAGCGAAGGTCATCGTCCACGGCCGGGTCTCCTTTCAGGTGGGCAGGGTGAAGGAAAAGGTCGCTCCGCGCCCGGCCTCGCTCTCCACCCAGATCCGCCCACCGTGGGCCTGGACGAGCATCTTGGCGATGTACAGGCCGAGGCCGAGGCCGTCGACCTGCCCGGCCGACGTCGGTGAGCGGTAGAACCTTTCGAAGATATGGTCCACGTCTTCGGCGGTGATGCCCGGCCCTTGATCGGTCACCGAGATGACCACCTCGGACAGGGCTCTCCTGGCTCGAAGGGTGATGACCGTCGAGGGCGGGGAGTATTTCACCGCGTTGGTCAGGAGGTTGGTCAGGACCCGCTCGAGCGAGCCCGGATCGGCCTGGACCGGGGCCAAGTCAAAGGGCACGTCGAGATCGAACCGGTCGGGGCCGCCCTCCCCGGCCATCCGGTCGACCACATCGAGGGCGAAGGAGGCCAGATAGATGGGTTGCTTATCGAGGTGACGCTGCCCGACCTCCAGGCGCGCCGAGTCAACCAGGTCCTGGATCATCGAGGCCATCCGCCGGCCGGCCTGCTCGATGGCCCGGACGCTGCGGATCAGGCGGGCCGGCTCGGCCTGCCCGTCGATCAGTCTCTCGAGGAGCTGGGCGTGCCCC
It encodes:
- a CDS encoding Crp/Fnr family transcriptional regulator codes for the protein MDDDLRSFPLFSDLTQADLAALGALVRERRYRDGMYVFAEGDPVEAVYFVKSGMVKAARTDAEGREQIVSVLTNGDFFPHVGFLDGGPAPATATTVGATCLGLVGRKDFSALLTEHPQLTMGLLAVMERRIRGLQEQVRDLGLMTAPSRVGRILLRLAGQIGVDQGHRRLLRLELSQQDLANMAGVSRETVSRILGEFRRDGIIAGEAGELLIDVRTLEELV
- a CDS encoding helix-turn-helix domain-containing protein, translated to MSLPTFGYPCQECGQGIVEPKVRPKYETKIHGHPFVVENAVIGVCNKCDAEHFSSAERERWEQLFEESHRHLYLSPGQIRELRQSLGLTTEQFAQLIGSTRQSIYNWELPNRKSNQSRTADLLFRLVSESWQTGKVEVIAFLTQRAKEWGHELHLQGGNEGDTTFWLKVQCSPLKEETPAYAKLAADSGGDRMIRVLRDASGRACGEISYDFAEGALAVELYDGHGDRPVDMEVVYTDGARNTVPGLDLSTGRSTFLKGVSPKTLDHIAKIGLHRRLRSR
- a CDS encoding PAS domain-containing protein, which translates into the protein MSENPDGSRRDEKSRYSSTDLFEDLPAETLLNLLDALPVDVSLVDAEDKLAYFNLPREGRIFARAKTDIGRKVQRCHPPKSVDRVQRIIDDFRAGRREAADFWFEYHGKFISIRYFPVRDKAGNYLGTVETTQEISGLRKLEGERRILDEDTPRV
- a CDS encoding NUDIX hydrolase codes for the protein MSRWTLLRTRTIYHNPIATLVEECRQDPRSRNEVPFFVLKFPDWVNVVPVTEDGHVVLVRQYRAGMNAATLEIPGGTLDEGETDPAEAARRELLEETGHAAQEFIYLGRVVPNPAIQGNFCHFYLAPGARRVGPQHLDPTEEISLEVVKIEDVRRMIADGEIVHALGILGLLYALKYLEAEEKPDR
- a CDS encoding DUF438 domain-containing protein yields the protein MLDLKKQTTLAEAMKQYPGLLPVLTRLSPSYGLLGNATVRGLMAPRTSMAKIAQRGGMTYEELRARLSEAETELRQGAAAGPDHSEKVKEEIKAIVKRLTTADDVGPLKARFKELLREADPVIIAAAEAELAKEGLTTHDLMNACEIHLELFRETLDQAKIDVPKGHPLWRFTKDQDAILLWLDEGQALIGEASGKAGFDEAGAALGRLRQVVARLREAENHDTRQENTLFPVLEKYGIEEPPAVMWEEHSRMKDMRRDIEKLVAEPPPDVGFKGYIDRLSGLWIALTEQFIQHSTKEQRVLYPVALRLLSETDWREIKQECDDLGYFELPKEVLSDE